The DNA sequence GGCAAGACGACGTCCGCGCGCATCCTCGCCCGCTGCCTCAACTGCGCCGAGGGCCCGACCGACACCCCGTGCGGCGTGTGCGCGAGCTGCGTCGAGCTCAGCCGCGACGGCGCCGGATCGCTCGACGTCGTCGAGATCGACGCCGCGAGCCACAACGGCGTCGACGACGCGCGCGACATCCGCGAGCGCGCCGTCTTCGCCCCCGCGCGCGACCGCTACAAGATCTTCATCCTCGACGAGGCGCACATGGTCACCCCGCAGGGCTTCAACGCCCTGCTGAAGATCGTGGAGGAGCCGCCGGAGCACGTGAAGTTCATCTTCGCGACCACGGAGCCCGAGAAGGTGATCGGCACCATCCGGTCCCGGACCCACCACTACCCGTTCCGGCTCGTGCCCCCCGCGCAGATGCTCGCCTACGTCCAGTCGCTCTGCGACACCGAGGGCATGACCGTCGCGCCGGGCGTCCTCCCGCTCGTGGTGCGTGCGGGTGGAGGCTCGCCCCGAGACACCCTGTCGCTCCTCGACCAGCTGATGGCGGGTTCCGAGGGCAGCTCGATCGACTACGAGCGCGCCGTCGCGCTCCTCGGCTACACGCACGCGGCCCTCCTCGACGAGGTGGTCGACGCGATCGCTGCGCGCGACGCCGCCGGTGCCTTCGCGGCGGTCGACCGTGTCGTCCAGACCGGCCAGGATCCGCGCCGCTTCGTCGAAGACCTGCTCGAGCGGCTGCGCGACCTCATCGTCGTCGCCGCGACCAGCGTCGAGGGCGCCGCCGCCGTGCTGCGCGGCGTCCCGCAGGACGAGCTCGACCGGATGGGCGTGCAGGCCATGAAGTTCGGCGCCGCCGAGCTGAGCCGCGCCGCCGACATCGTCAACGCAGCCCTGACCGAGATGACCGGGGCGACCTCGCCGCGCCTCCATCTCGAACTCATGATCGCCCGCGTCCTCGTCCCGTCGAGCGACGACACCGAGCGTGGCGCCCTCGCGCGGGTGGAGCGCCTCGAGCGCCGTGTCGGCGTCGGGGACGCGCTGGGTGCGGGTGCGCCCGCCGCGCCGTCGGCTCCGGCCGCTCCCGTGGTGAGCGTGCCGGCCCCGGCACCTGTCGAGCCTGCTGCGCCACCGGCGCGGAGGGAGCCCCCGACGGCCCCCGCCGCCCCGGCTCGACGTGGGAGCGCGCCGACCGAGCGCGAGACGCCCGCTGCGGCTGCCCGCGTTCCGGCCGCGGTCGAAGAGCCTGCGCCCGCAGCCGAGCCCTCAGCCACGGCCGCGGCTGCGGCCGCTGCCGTGCCGGTCGGGCCCGTGAGCACCCAGCAGGTCAAAGACGCGTGGCCCCAGATCCTCGACGCCGTCCAGCGGGCGAAGCGAAGTGCCTGGATGGTGGTCTTCACGGCCCAGGTGCGCTCCCTCGCCGGCGATGTCCTGACGCTCTCGTTCCCGAGCGAGAACGATGTGCAGAGCTTCCGCCAGCCCGAGGCGGGAGGGTCGCAGGGCGTGAGCGAGTACCTCCGC is a window from the Leifsonia sp. AG29 genome containing:
- a CDS encoding DNA polymerase III subunit gamma and tau, with protein sequence MVTALYRRYRPDTFADMIGQSQVTEPLMTALRTNRVNHAYLFSGPRGCGKTTSARILARCLNCAEGPTDTPCGVCASCVELSRDGAGSLDVVEIDAASHNGVDDARDIRERAVFAPARDRYKIFILDEAHMVTPQGFNALLKIVEEPPEHVKFIFATTEPEKVIGTIRSRTHHYPFRLVPPAQMLAYVQSLCDTEGMTVAPGVLPLVVRAGGGSPRDTLSLLDQLMAGSEGSSIDYERAVALLGYTHAALLDEVVDAIAARDAAGAFAAVDRVVQTGQDPRRFVEDLLERLRDLIVVAATSVEGAAAVLRGVPQDELDRMGVQAMKFGAAELSRAADIVNAALTEMTGATSPRLHLELMIARVLVPSSDDTERGALARVERLERRVGVGDALGAGAPAAPSAPAAPVVSVPAPAPVEPAAPPARREPPTAPAAPARRGSAPTERETPAAAARVPAAVEEPAPAAEPSATAAAAAAAVPVGPVSTQQVKDAWPQILDAVQRAKRSAWMVVFTAQVRSLAGDVLTLSFPSENDVQSFRQPEAGGSQGVSEYLRQAIVDILGIRVKFIARADSAPAAASGSAPRPVSGAPSVPVADPWPGADGGSAASTTAPAAPSRGSSAPAASAPAPRASSAPAAPSQGSSAPATPSGAAVTDWVTVAIPGSGAASAGAAEGAVATLERPAPAAPAAAGESQRPVPTATAAATVAAPVAAPVDDEPPFDDVPPPEIEPDIEPPVPEEPADWADAPVEAIVGAPAAVPAAAAPARPASAPTGGAPAAAEPSRSAPARGSRTPTFQEPQRYGEAVVREILGATFLEEKPAPPTPGMR